From the genome of Apodemus sylvaticus chromosome 3, mApoSyl1.1, whole genome shotgun sequence, one region includes:
- the Aadacl3 gene encoding arylacetamide deacetylase-like 3, whose translation MVVLALTLLVGAVAVISLSSLLWVIFRQFWTEHIPEGITNPVKLRILSCLLHLSMTWGMIFEKLGLCYAPQFASFIHDLKPLKRDPDVVVKDLHFGTIPVKLYKPKKPSSILRIGIIFFHGGGTILGSLRTHNSICLRLSKDCDAVVVSVGYRKSPVYKYPVMKDDCVVATIHFLESLDVYGVDPARVVVCGDSVGGTAATVTSQMLMHRTDLPRIQAQILIYPLLQLIDFASPSYQQNSNIPLLSWNLAFYCFCCHLDVNSSWESVIKNGMHLPPEVWEKYRKWLGAENIPERFMKRGYQSVPRGPVNNDAYQETKNALNYTCSPLIAEDSIVSQLPETCIVSCEYDLLRDNSLLYKKRLEDLGVPVTWHHMEDGFHGVLNTFDYGLLSFPCSFRIMDLIIQFIRKF comes from the exons ATGGTGGTTCTGGCCCTGACACTCCTTGTAGGTGCTGTTGCTGTGATCTCACTGAGCAGTCTGCTGTGGGTGATTTTCAGACAATTCTGGACTGAACACATCCCTGAAGGCATCACTAACCCCGTGAAGCTGAGAATCCTCAGTTGCTTACTCCATCTGTCAATGACATGG GGGATGATTTTTGAGAAACTGGGACTCTGTTATGCACCCCAGTTTGCCAGTTTTATACATGATCTGAAACCACTCAAGAGAGATCCTGATGTTGTGGTCAAAGATCTTCACTTCGGGACAATCCCTGTGAAGCTATACAAGCCCAAGAAGCCCTCCTCCATCCTAAGGATTGGAATCATTTTCTTCCATGGTGGTGGAACCATCCTAGGGAGCTTGA GAACCCACAACAGCATATGTTTGCGTTTGTCCAAGGACTGTGACGCTGTTGTCGTTTCAGTTGG ATACAGAAAATCTCCCGTGTACAAGTACCCAGTGATGAAAGATGACTGTGTGGTAGCCACCATCCACTTTCTGGAATCATTGGATGTGTATGGAGTAGATCCAGCTCGAGTGGTGGTCTGTGGTGACAGTGTAGGAGGAACTGCAGCCACTGTGACTAGTCAAATGTTAATGCACCGAACAGATCTCCCCCGGATCCAGGCTCAGATTTTGATCTACCCCTTACTGCAACTGATAGATTTTGCGAGCCCTTCTTATCAACAGAATAGCAACATCCCACTGCTCTCTTGGAATCTGGCCTTCTACTGCTTCTGTTGCCACCTAGATGTGAACTCTTCCTGGGAAAGTGTCATAAAGAATGGTATGCATTTGCCTCCTGAAGTCTGGGAGAAATACAGAAAGTGGTTGGGTGCAGAAAACATCCCAGAGAGGTTTATGAAGCGAGGCTACCAATCTGTACCCCGGGGACCAGTAAATAATGATGCTTACCAGGAGACAAAAAATGCACTGAATTATACCTGCTCACCCCTCATCGCAGAAGACAGTATTGTGTCTCAGCTTCCAGAAACCTGCATTGTTAGCTGTGAGTATGACCTTCTCCGGGACAATTCTCTTTTATATAAGAAGAGGCTGGAAGATCTGGGGGTGCCTGTGACATGGCATCATATGGAGGACGGCTTCCATGGAGTGCTTAATACCTTTGACTATGGATTATTGAGCTTCCCTTGCTCCTTTAGAATTATGGACCTGATTATTCAGTTCATTAGAAAGTTCTGA